Within the Herbaspirillum sp. RTI4 genome, the region GACATCGTGGGCGACCACACCGTGCTGTTTGCCGGCATCGGTGAACGCATAGAAATCTCGCACAAATCCTCCAGTCGGGTCACTTACGCACACGGCAGCCTGCGCGCCGCGCGTTTCCTGGCAGACAAATCCAGCGGCCTGTATGACATGCAGGACGTACTGAATCTGAAATAAGCGTCTAAATAACCGCCTGTCGCAGCACGGACAGCTCCTGACCGCCCGCGGCTTGCCCGGGCGTCGCCGTTTCATGGGCGACGAGCCAGTATAATGGCCGGTTTCCACACCACTTTCGCCTCATCCTCCATGCAAGATAAATATCTCCCCGCCGAAGTCGAACACCTCGCGCAGCAACACTGGACCGCCATCGACGCCTACAAGGCCGTCGAACACGCGCAAGACAAGAACGGCCAGCCGAAAAAGAAATTCTTCGCCTGCTCGATGCTGCCGTATCCGTCCGGCAAGCTGCACATGGGGCATGTGCGCAACTACACCATCAACGATGTGATGTATCGCTACATGCGCATGCGGGGTTATAACGTCCTCATGCCGATGGGCTGGGATGCCTTCGGCATGCCGGCGGAAAACGCCGCCATGGCCAACAACGTGCCACCCGCGCAATGGACCTACGCCAACATCGCGGCGATGAAAAAGCAAATGGAGTCCATGGGACTGGCCATCGACTGGTCGCGAGAAATGACCGCCTGCACGCCGGAATACTACCAATGGAACCAGTGGATGTTCCTGAAGATGCTCGAGCGCGGCATCATTTACAAAAAGACCGGCACCGTCAACTGGGATCCGATCGACAAGACCGTCCTGGCTAACGAACAAGTTATTGACGGTCGCGGCTGGCGCTCCGGCGCGCTGATCGAAAAGCGCGAAATCCCGATGTACTACGCCAAGATCACCGACTACGCCGAAGAATTGCTGGCGCACGTCGACAGCAAACTGCCCGGCTGGCCGGAGCGGGTACGTCTGATGCAAGCCAACTGGATCGGCAAATCGACCGGCGTGCGCTTCGCCTTCCCGCATGACATCCAAGAGGACGGCCAGGCCGTCGGCGACGGCAAATTGTGGGTATTCACCACCCGCGCCGATACCGTCATGGGCGTCACTTTTTGCGCCGTCGCACCAGAACATGCGCTGGCCACACTGGCCGCGCGCACCAATCCCGCACTGGCCGCCTTCATCGCCGAATGCAAAACCGGCAGCGTCATCGAAGCCGACATGGCGACGATGGAAAAGAAGGGTATGCCAACCGGTCTGTCCGTCACGCATCCACTGACCGGCCAGCAGGTCGCCGTCTGGGTCGGCAATTACGTCCTCATTACCTATGGCGACGGCGCAGTCATGGGCGTACCGGCGCACGACGAACGCGATTTCCTCTTCGCCAAGAAATACGACTTGCCGATCCGTCAGGTGGTCGATGTCCCCGGCAAAACCTATTCCACCGACGCCTGGCAGGAATGGTATGGCGACAAGGAAAACGGCCGCATCACCGCCTCCGGCAAATACGACGGCATGGATTATCCGACCGCCGTCGCTGCCATCGCCGCCGATCTGGCCGCGCTCAATCTCGGTGAAAAGAAGATTACCTACCGCCTGCGCGACTGGGGCATCTCGCGCCAGCGCTATTGGGGCACGCCTATCCCCATCATCCATTGCCAGGACTGCGGCGACGTCCCGGTGCCGGAAAAAGACCTGCCCGTGATTCTGCCGGAAGACTGCGTGCCTGATGGCAGCGGCAACCCGCTCAACAAGCATGAGCAATTCCTGCACGTCGACTGCCCACGCTGCGGCAAACCGGCGCGACGCGAAACCGACACCATGGACACCTTCGTCGATTCGTCCTGGTATTACATGCGCTACACCTCGCCCGGCAGCTCGCAGTCCATGGTCGATGCCCGCAACGATTACTGGATGCCGATGGATCAGTACATCGGCGGTATCGAACACGCCGTGCTGCATCTGCTGTACGCCCGCTTCTGGACCAAGGTCATGCGCGACTTCGGTCTGGTCAGTTTCGACGAGCCATTCACCAACCTGCTCACGCAAGGCATGGTGCTCAACGAAACCTATTACCGCGAAGAAAGCAACGGCAAAAAAATCTGGTTTAACCCGGCCGACATCGAACTGAGTTTCGACGACAAGGGCCGTCCGCTGACCGCGCTGCTGAAATCCGACGGCCAGCCAGTGCATATTGGCGGCACGGAGAAAATGT harbors:
- the leuS gene encoding leucine--tRNA ligase — its product is MQDKYLPAEVEHLAQQHWTAIDAYKAVEHAQDKNGQPKKKFFACSMLPYPSGKLHMGHVRNYTINDVMYRYMRMRGYNVLMPMGWDAFGMPAENAAMANNVPPAQWTYANIAAMKKQMESMGLAIDWSREMTACTPEYYQWNQWMFLKMLERGIIYKKTGTVNWDPIDKTVLANEQVIDGRGWRSGALIEKREIPMYYAKITDYAEELLAHVDSKLPGWPERVRLMQANWIGKSTGVRFAFPHDIQEDGQAVGDGKLWVFTTRADTVMGVTFCAVAPEHALATLAARTNPALAAFIAECKTGSVIEADMATMEKKGMPTGLSVTHPLTGQQVAVWVGNYVLITYGDGAVMGVPAHDERDFLFAKKYDLPIRQVVDVPGKTYSTDAWQEWYGDKENGRITASGKYDGMDYPTAVAAIAADLAALNLGEKKITYRLRDWGISRQRYWGTPIPIIHCQDCGDVPVPEKDLPVILPEDCVPDGSGNPLNKHEQFLHVDCPRCGKPARRETDTMDTFVDSSWYYMRYTSPGSSQSMVDARNDYWMPMDQYIGGIEHAVLHLLYARFWTKVMRDFGLVSFDEPFTNLLTQGMVLNETYYREESNGKKIWFNPADIELSFDDKGRPLTALLKSDGQPVHIGGTEKMSKSKNNGIDPQAQIDQYGADTARLFTMFASPPEQTLEWSGAGVEGAHRFLRRVWAFSHAHAARIAGADALDRSKLNDAQKSLRRDVHRILQQADHDLQRIQYNTVVSATMKMLNTLEAAKLDDTPVSNALLAESLSIFLRLLNPIAPHITHVLWQELGFGLRSGDLLDADWPQVDPSALEQSEIDMMIQVNGKLRGSITVASSADKAAIEAAALASDCVLKFLSGPPKKVIVVPGKLVNIVV